A genomic segment from Deinococcus sp. YIM 77859 encodes:
- the ftsE gene encoding cell division ATP-binding protein FtsE: MIQFKNVTLEYPVTRTLALDDLSVEVGKGEFVYLVGHSGAGKSSFMNLLLKRALPTRGEVRVAGENISRYRGGRTALLRRRIGTVFQDNLLLDHLNAYDNVAFALRVTGVPGREWPARVQAALRTVGLDHKRHALPVQLSQGEQQRVAIARAIVANPPLLLADEPTGNLDPEQGREVLKVLQNVNLRGTTVIVATHARDLVETFRHRTLTLRKGRLVRDDPHGGYAL, from the coding sequence ATGATCCAATTCAAGAATGTCACGCTGGAGTACCCGGTGACCCGCACCCTCGCGCTCGACGACCTGAGCGTGGAGGTCGGTAAGGGCGAGTTCGTCTACCTGGTTGGGCACTCTGGGGCGGGCAAGAGCAGTTTTATGAACCTGCTGCTCAAGCGGGCGCTTCCTACGCGGGGTGAGGTGCGGGTGGCCGGCGAGAACATCAGCCGCTACCGCGGGGGCCGCACCGCCCTGCTGCGCCGCCGCATCGGTACGGTGTTTCAGGACAACCTGCTGCTCGACCACCTGAATGCCTACGACAACGTGGCCTTTGCCCTGCGCGTCACGGGCGTCCCCGGACGCGAGTGGCCAGCCCGCGTGCAGGCCGCCCTGCGAACCGTCGGCCTAGACCACAAGCGGCATGCCCTGCCCGTGCAGCTCTCGCAGGGCGAACAGCAGCGCGTGGCCATCGCTCGCGCCATCGTCGCCAATCCGCCCCTGCTGCTCGCCGACGAACCCACCGGCAACCTCGACCCCGAACAGGGCCGCGAGGTTCTCAAGGTCCTCCAGAACGTCAACCTGCGCGGTACCACCGTCATCGTGGCCACCCATGCCCGCGACCTGGTGGAAACCTTTCGGCACCGAACGCTCACCCTGCGCAAGGGGCGGCTGGTGCGGGACGATCCGCACGGGGGGTACGCGCTATGA
- a CDS encoding ABC transporter permease codes for MTYHFRQALLAMRGNLTATFATLTTMTLTLLILGAVLLLTLNVNRTLAHLESQVEVAAFLREDADEQALLARVRAFPQVREAALVTSEQVLEEMTRDYPYAREAAQLAGNPFPDTLRLRVSRVEDSRTVAAAVSGLVGVEDVEYGAGYVDQTVRTLTAVRAAGYALVGLLLLGTLFNILNAVRVAMYARRSEISVMRLLGATRGFIRLPHVIEGVLLGFTASALALALLTPTYLELAAQVQLFAPVFPVVRDLPSLLPILSGVAVLGVLVGLAGSLFASRRYLRELE; via the coding sequence ATGACCTACCACTTCCGGCAAGCCCTCCTCGCGATGCGCGGCAACCTCACCGCGACGTTTGCCACCCTGACCACCATGACCCTGACGCTCCTCATCCTGGGCGCGGTGCTGCTGCTGACGCTGAACGTCAACCGCACGCTCGCACACCTGGAGTCACAGGTGGAGGTGGCCGCGTTTCTGCGCGAGGACGCAGACGAACAGGCCCTGCTCGCGCGGGTGCGTGCTTTTCCGCAGGTGAGGGAAGCGGCCCTGGTGACGAGCGAGCAGGTGCTCGAGGAGATGACCCGCGACTATCCCTACGCCCGGGAAGCCGCGCAGCTCGCCGGAAATCCCTTCCCGGACACGCTGCGGCTGCGGGTGAGCCGGGTAGAAGACTCGCGCACGGTCGCGGCGGCTGTCTCTGGCCTCGTCGGAGTCGAGGACGTGGAGTACGGGGCAGGGTACGTGGACCAGACCGTGCGCACGCTGACGGCGGTCCGGGCCGCGGGCTACGCGCTGGTGGGGCTGCTGCTGCTGGGAACCTTATTTAACATTCTGAACGCGGTGCGGGTCGCCATGTATGCCCGGCGGAGCGAGATCAGCGTGATGCGGCTTCTGGGAGCGACGCGCGGCTTTATTCGCCTGCCGCACGTGATTGAGGGCGTGCTGCTGGGCTTTACGGCCTCCGCGCTGGCGCTGGCCCTGCTCACGCCGACGTACCTCGAACTCGCCGCACAGGTGCAGCTCTTTGCGCCGGTCTTTCCCGTGGTGCGCGACCTGCCCAGCCTGCTGCCGATCCTGAGCGGCGTGGCCGTTTTGGGGGTGCTGGTGGGCTTGGCGGGCAGCCTCTTCGCGTCACGGCGCTACCTGCGGGAGCTGGAGTGA
- a CDS encoding murein hydrolase activator EnvC has translation MSLALPRWCALALLSAALLVGAQRTSDVDPPLPDLPGAPPLVLPTTSARLEQLQRELQQQRQLSTQQRRQLERLRANIQNLSAQQRQTLERLDTLSGRVARLENETATLAARVALAQRQLSDLAAQREVTQARVTRLQGDVRELLAALYRERSGRYLALLSQARSLSDLLIRLKYVNIAGQYHVQVTRALREEVQTLETQRVQQAEQTARLQALQQERVTKLTELRDRRAEQSRLLAQLRQSEQGQRTLAARTQAQQALTARTIDELIGAVVKERARIEAERKRRLEEERRRREAELRRIREARERARREAERLARLRAEQERQARLARERAAAEARARAEAAARARAQAQAEAEAAAQARAQAEREAALAAQRQRQAQVQSEREALARREAQVRAAQARAVQELAPLPPVTGSLGFPLPGGQVVQPYGTGGAQWSVLQGEEGGQAVAALEGNVIATTYYASLGWVVLLDHGPTVTAYIGLQDAQVQVGERVSRGTPLGTVGGSPIFGPGRMAFQVNRVNGTARQPVPPSF, from the coding sequence GTGAGCCTGGCCCTGCCCCGCTGGTGCGCCCTGGCGCTGCTGTCGGCGGCGCTGCTGGTGGGCGCGCAGCGCACCTCCGACGTCGACCCTCCGCTTCCCGATCTGCCGGGTGCTCCCCCCCTGGTTCTGCCCACCACAAGCGCGCGGCTGGAGCAGCTTCAGCGCGAATTGCAGCAGCAGCGGCAACTGAGCACCCAGCAGCGCCGGCAACTGGAGCGGCTGCGGGCGAACATCCAGAACCTGAGCGCGCAGCAGCGGCAGACGCTGGAGCGCCTGGATACGCTCTCTGGCCGCGTTGCCCGCCTGGAAAACGAGACGGCGACGCTGGCCGCGCGGGTGGCCCTCGCCCAGCGTCAACTCTCGGACCTGGCAGCGCAGCGTGAGGTGACGCAGGCGCGTGTAACGCGACTTCAGGGCGACGTGCGGGAACTGCTGGCGGCTCTCTACCGCGAGCGCAGTGGCCGTTACCTCGCGCTGCTGTCGCAGGCCCGTAGCCTCTCCGATCTCCTCATTCGGCTGAAGTACGTCAATATCGCTGGGCAGTACCACGTGCAGGTCACGCGCGCCCTGCGGGAGGAGGTTCAGACGCTGGAAACGCAACGGGTGCAGCAGGCCGAGCAGACCGCTCGTCTTCAGGCGCTCCAGCAGGAAAGGGTCACCAAACTCACCGAGCTGCGCGACCGCCGCGCCGAGCAGAGCCGGCTGCTGGCCCAACTGAGACAGAGCGAGCAGGGCCAACGTACCCTGGCTGCCCGCACCCAGGCCCAGCAGGCGCTCACGGCCCGTACCATCGACGAGCTGATCGGAGCTGTCGTCAAGGAACGCGCCCGAATCGAGGCCGAACGCAAACGCCGTCTGGAGGAGGAACGCCGGCGGCGCGAGGCTGAGCTGCGGCGCATCCGCGAGGCGCGCGAGCGGGCCCGCCGTGAGGCCGAGCGCCTGGCCCGCCTGCGTGCCGAGCAGGAACGGCAGGCCCGTCTGGCCCGCGAACGCGCCGCTGCTGAAGCTCGCGCCCGAGCAGAAGCTGCGGCCCGCGCCCGCGCGCAGGCACAGGCTGAGGCAGAAGCCGCCGCGCAGGCCCGCGCGCAGGCCGAGCGAGAGGCGGCCCTCGCCGCGCAACGCCAGCGGCAGGCCCAGGTACAGAGCGAGCGCGAGGCCCTGGCTCGCCGTGAGGCCCAGGTGCGGGCCGCTCAAGCGCGCGCTGTGCAGGAACTCGCGCCGTTGCCGCCCGTGACGGGTTCGCTCGGGTTTCCCCTCCCGGGCGGCCAGGTGGTGCAGCCCTACGGCACGGGGGGAGCGCAGTGGAGTGTGCTCCAGGGGGAAGAGGGCGGCCAGGCCGTCGCGGCCCTCGAAGGCAATGTGATTGCCACCACCTACTACGCCAGCCTGGGCTGGGTTGTGCTGCTCGACCACGGCCCTACGGTCACCGCCTACATCGGTCTGCAAGACGCGCAGGTACAGGTAGGGGAACGGGTCTCGCGCGGCACACCGCTGGGTACGGTGGGGGGAAGTCCCATCTTTGGTCCCGGCCGCATGGCCTTTCAGGTCAACCGCGTCAACGGCACGGCGCGCCAGCCGGTACCGCCCTCCTTTTAG
- the rpsP gene encoding 30S ribosomal protein S16 — MVKIRLSRFGSTHNPHYRIVVTDSRRPRDGGYIENLGHYDPRKTTENYLKVNAERAAYWLSVGAQPTQTARRLLKMQGVKVA, encoded by the coding sequence ATGGTCAAGATTCGCCTGTCCCGTTTCGGCTCTACCCACAACCCGCACTACCGCATCGTGGTCACCGATTCCCGCCGTCCCCGCGACGGTGGCTACATCGAGAACCTGGGGCACTACGATCCCCGCAAGACCACCGAGAACTACCTGAAGGTCAATGCCGAGCGCGCGGCCTACTGGCTTTCCGTGGGTGCCCAGCCCACCCAAACCGCCCGCCGCCTGCTGAAGATGCAGGGCGTCAAGGTCGCCTGA
- a CDS encoding KH domain-containing protein produces the protein MKTDPVDLTLFLAQSVVDQPSLVRVSKRGPNVIVRVGPGEEGRLIGRQGRVIQAIRTLVRAATDPRERVNVDLDAPRKP, from the coding sequence ATGAAAACAGACCCTGTAGACCTGACGCTCTTCCTGGCGCAGAGCGTGGTGGATCAACCGTCGCTCGTGCGCGTGTCGAAGCGCGGGCCAAACGTGATCGTGCGGGTTGGTCCCGGCGAGGAAGGCCGCTTGATCGGCCGGCAGGGGCGCGTGATTCAGGCGATTCGCACGCTGGTCCGCGCGGCCACGGACCCCCGCGAGCGCGTGAATGTGGATCTCGACGCGCCGCGCAAGCCGTGA
- the rimM gene encoding ribosome maturation factor RimM (Essential for efficient processing of 16S rRNA), translating into MTAPAETTRLGHFLGPHGVQGGVKVYVLGDPEQLLALRRVWIEGRGWLRVRRAELLPPGVVLYLVGILTREGAEALRGANLYAADADLPPLEEGSYYYHELRGLPVHGPTGEQVGTVTDVVDAGHQDLLVVQHGQREAWLPLQAPYVVVQTNAQGRPAAIDLTADTPAGLLGEEA; encoded by the coding sequence GTGACGGCCCCCGCAGAGACAACGCGGCTGGGGCACTTCCTGGGACCGCACGGCGTTCAGGGCGGCGTGAAGGTGTACGTGCTCGGCGACCCCGAGCAGCTGCTGGCGCTTCGGCGCGTATGGATCGAAGGCCGCGGCTGGCTGCGGGTGCGCCGAGCCGAGCTCCTGCCGCCCGGCGTGGTCCTGTACCTCGTGGGGATCCTCACGCGCGAGGGAGCCGAGGCCCTGCGGGGCGCGAACCTGTACGCGGCCGACGCCGACCTCCCGCCCCTCGAGGAAGGCAGCTACTACTATCACGAGCTGCGTGGCCTGCCCGTGCACGGTCCCACGGGAGAACAGGTCGGCACCGTGACCGACGTGGTGGATGCCGGTCACCAGGATCTCTTGGTGGTCCAGCATGGCCAGCGCGAAGCCTGGCTGCCGCTGCAAGCCCCCTACGTGGTTGTTCAAACGAACGCGCAGGGACGTCCCGCCGCCATCGATCTGACGGCAGACACCCCGGCGGGGCTCCTGGGCGAAGAGGCGTGA
- the trmD gene encoding tRNA (guanosine(37)-N1)-methyltransferase TrmD has product MLTFSFLTLFPELLAPFAAEAIVGKARARGLLDVRLVNMRDFAGNRHLKVDDTPYGGGAGMVIRVDVAERALASLPPADEVILLTPAGERLTQRTAEELSRRKHLAFLCGRYEGFDARVERLVTRELSIGDFVMMGGEAAAACVLEAVARLVPGVLGDEESHQADSFSSGLLDYPEYTRPPEWRGEQVPEVLRSGNHGAITRWRREQALARTLARRPDLLSTAGLTPQDSAFLLTLGVTPEQLAAWGAPPPPTPQHRRKPRPPARET; this is encoded by the coding sequence ATGCTGACGTTCTCCTTTCTGACCCTCTTCCCCGAACTGCTCGCACCCTTTGCCGCCGAGGCCATCGTGGGCAAGGCGCGGGCGCGGGGCCTCCTCGACGTGCGGCTTGTGAACATGCGTGACTTCGCGGGCAACAGACACCTCAAGGTGGACGACACGCCGTACGGGGGCGGCGCGGGCATGGTGATCCGGGTGGATGTGGCCGAGCGCGCCCTTGCCAGCCTGCCGCCCGCCGACGAGGTCATTCTCTTGACGCCCGCTGGGGAACGCTTGACCCAGCGCACCGCAGAGGAACTCAGCCGCCGGAAGCACCTCGCCTTTCTGTGCGGGCGCTACGAGGGGTTTGACGCCCGAGTAGAACGCCTGGTCACCCGCGAACTCAGCATCGGGGACTTTGTGATGATGGGCGGGGAGGCGGCAGCGGCGTGTGTTCTGGAAGCGGTGGCACGGCTGGTACCGGGCGTGCTGGGGGACGAGGAGTCTCATCAAGCGGACAGCTTCAGCAGCGGCCTCCTGGACTACCCGGAGTACACCCGTCCCCCCGAGTGGCGCGGTGAGCAGGTGCCGGAGGTGCTGCGGAGCGGCAACCACGGCGCGATCACCCGTTGGCGGCGCGAGCAGGCCCTCGCGCGAACGCTTGCGCGGCGGCCCGACCTGCTTTCCACAGCGGGCCTGACCCCGCAGGACTCGGCCTTCCTCCTCACGCTGGGCGTGACGCCCGAGCAACTGGCGGCCTGGGGCGCGCCGCCCCCCCCGACTCCGCAACACCGCCGGAAACCGCGCCCCCCCGCGAGGGAGACGTAG
- a CDS encoding LON peptidase substrate-binding domain-containing protein: MTSKMRVPLFPLPNVVLFPGQVLPLYVFEPRYRELLAYVQASGSPFGIVRIVQFRETSPLPLHERVSRVGTLAHLARAEQHEDGTSSILVVGGERFRVQDFDLSHAYLSAEVSLWPLAPHTLGPDAEVASARHLLADLLRLHAADAPAIRDSAPEDPLLLASFAAALLPLSAEQRETALTAPTLLDRLSILLGFVPGEARELN; encoded by the coding sequence ATGACCTCCAAGATGCGCGTGCCGCTGTTTCCCCTCCCCAACGTCGTGCTGTTTCCCGGACAGGTGCTCCCCCTGTACGTGTTCGAGCCGCGTTACCGGGAACTCCTGGCCTACGTCCAGGCCAGCGGCAGCCCCTTCGGCATCGTGCGCATTGTGCAGTTCCGTGAGACTTCGCCGCTGCCCCTCCATGAGCGTGTTTCCCGGGTAGGGACCCTCGCGCACCTCGCCCGCGCCGAGCAGCACGAGGACGGCACCAGCAGCATCCTGGTGGTGGGCGGCGAGCGGTTTCGGGTGCAGGACTTCGACCTTAGCCACGCCTATCTCAGCGCCGAGGTGTCGCTTTGGCCGCTGGCCCCGCACACGCTGGGGCCTGACGCCGAAGTCGCCTCCGCCCGCCACCTTCTCGCCGACCTGCTGCGCCTGCACGCCGCCGATGCCCCGGCCATCCGCGACAGCGCTCCAGAAGACCCGCTGCTGCTCGCCAGCTTCGCCGCTGCCCTGCTGCCCCTCAGCGCCGAGCAGCGCGAGACGGCCCTCACTGCCCCCACGCTCCTCGACCGGCTCAGCATCCTGCTGGGCTTTGTGCCGGGAGAGGCGCGGGAGCTGAACTGA
- the purU gene encoding formyltetrahydrofolate deformylase: MTVAPSVPRLDPLHTAVLTVTCPDRKGIVAAVSQFLFSHGANIIHSDQHSTDPAGGTFFMRMEFHLDGLDLAREPFERAFAQVVAAPFGMDWQLSYTAQPKRMAILVSRYDHCFLDLLWRKRRGELNVEIPLVISNHEDLRRDAEMFGIPFHVVPVTKENKAEAEVEQVRLLREAGADFAVLARYMQILSGDFLREFGRPVINIHHSFLPAFVGANPYRAAFQRGVKLIGATSHYVTEELDAGPIIAQDVIPVTHRETPEALVRLGRDVERQVLARAVKAHVEDRVLVHGNKTVVF; this comes from the coding sequence ATGACGGTTGCGCCCTCCGTTCCCAGACTTGACCCCCTTCATACCGCTGTGCTGACCGTCACCTGCCCGGACCGCAAGGGCATTGTGGCGGCGGTCTCCCAGTTTCTCTTTAGCCATGGGGCGAACATCATCCACTCCGACCAGCACTCCACCGATCCGGCGGGCGGCACCTTTTTTATGCGAATGGAGTTTCACCTCGACGGGCTGGACCTTGCGCGCGAGCCCTTTGAGCGGGCCTTTGCCCAGGTTGTCGCCGCGCCCTTCGGGATGGACTGGCAGCTGAGCTACACCGCGCAGCCCAAGCGTATGGCGATTCTGGTCAGCCGCTACGACCACTGCTTCCTCGACCTGCTGTGGCGCAAGCGCCGGGGTGAACTGAATGTCGAGATTCCCCTCGTGATCAGTAACCACGAGGACCTGCGCCGCGACGCCGAGATGTTCGGCATTCCCTTCCACGTCGTCCCCGTGACGAAAGAGAACAAGGCAGAAGCCGAGGTGGAACAGGTCCGGCTCTTGCGGGAGGCGGGGGCTGACTTCGCGGTTCTTGCCCGCTACATGCAGATTCTGAGTGGCGACTTTCTGCGCGAGTTCGGGCGGCCGGTGATCAACATCCACCATTCCTTTCTGCCCGCCTTTGTCGGCGCCAACCCCTATCGCGCAGCCTTCCAGCGTGGCGTGAAGCTGATCGGCGCCACCAGCCACTACGTGACAGAAGAACTCGACGCCGGGCCGATTATCGCCCAGGACGTGATCCCCGTGACCCACCGCGAAACCCCTGAGGCCCTCGTCCGGCTTGGCCGCGACGTGGAGCGCCAGGTTCTTGCCCGCGCGGTCAAGGCCCACGTCGAGGACCGAGTGCTTGTGCATGGCAACAAGACGGTGGTGTTTTAG
- a CDS encoding aminopeptidase yields MQTTPELVSGPSYDPTRHAALLSDYCLGAGAGERLLVAGGTAALPLVREVTRALLMRGARPVVRLEYPGQDDDFAELASDAVLDSIHPADLADVEALDGSLRILTPEPGTVGDAARRARLTAARAPIAAVRARKKWSLTLFPTPHAAAQAGMTAAEFGAFVMRAMFLDRTDPVAAWGEVREMQARLIERLSRADTVRLEAPGTDLTLRVGGRGWANSDGKRNMPSGEVFTGPIENSAEGVVTFTVPASYGGQMVRGVRLVFRAGEVVEASAEEGEDVLRAALATDPGARRLGELGIGTNFGIQTPTGNILFDEKIGGTVHLALGRSYPETGGTNTSAIHWDLITDLRTGGRLSLDGEVLQEGGRFV; encoded by the coding sequence GTGCAGACGACTCCAGAGCTGGTTTCCGGCCCAAGCTATGACCCTACCCGGCACGCGGCGCTGTTGTCCGACTACTGCCTGGGCGCTGGGGCGGGCGAACGCCTGCTGGTCGCGGGCGGCACGGCGGCCCTGCCCTTGGTGCGCGAGGTCACGCGGGCCTTGCTGATGCGGGGCGCCCGTCCGGTGGTTCGGCTTGAGTATCCCGGCCAGGATGATGACTTCGCCGAGCTGGCGAGTGACGCCGTGCTCGACAGCATTCACCCCGCCGACCTCGCGGATGTGGAGGCGCTGGACGGCAGCCTGCGGATTCTGACGCCCGAACCGGGAACGGTGGGGGACGCCGCTCGCCGCGCTCGGCTGACGGCCGCTCGCGCCCCCATCGCCGCTGTACGGGCGCGGAAGAAGTGGAGCCTCACCCTCTTCCCTACCCCGCACGCTGCGGCGCAGGCGGGCATGACCGCAGCCGAGTTCGGCGCCTTCGTGATGCGCGCGATGTTCCTCGACCGTACGGACCCCGTGGCCGCCTGGGGTGAGGTGCGGGAGATGCAGGCGCGGCTGATCGAGCGCCTGAGCCGCGCCGATACTGTGCGCCTCGAAGCCCCCGGCACCGACCTCACCCTGCGCGTGGGTGGGAGAGGCTGGGCGAACAGCGACGGCAAGCGCAACATGCCCAGCGGTGAGGTCTTCACCGGGCCAATCGAAAACAGCGCCGAGGGCGTGGTGACCTTTACGGTCCCGGCGAGCTATGGCGGGCAGATGGTGCGGGGCGTTCGGCTGGTTTTCCGCGCGGGCGAGGTGGTGGAGGCCAGCGCCGAGGAGGGCGAGGACGTGCTGCGAGCCGCGCTTGCCACCGACCCCGGTGCGCGGCGGTTAGGGGAGCTGGGCATAGGAACCAACTTCGGAATTCAGACGCCCACCGGGAATATCCTCTTCGACGAGAAGATCGGCGGCACCGTGCACCTCGCGCTGGGGCGTTCGTATCCGGAGACAGGCGGCACGAACACCAGCGCCATTCACTGGGACCTGATCACCGACCTGCGGACGGGCGGGCGCCTGAGCCTGGACGGGGAAGTGCTGCAGGAGGGAGGACGGTTCGTGTAA
- a CDS encoding response regulator transcription factor, with protein sequence MDGIQTAAEVKRGWPGSGIRVPHATSPLTPRETEVLRLIADGQGNREIAEQLGMSVSTVKLHVQDILVKLRAADRTQAAVQALRRGLL encoded by the coding sequence ATGGACGGGATTCAAACCGCAGCAGAGGTGAAGCGCGGTTGGCCAGGGAGCGGTATTCGCGTTCCTCATGCGACCTCCCCGCTGACGCCGCGCGAGACCGAGGTGCTGCGGTTGATCGCCGATGGCCAGGGCAACAGGGAAATCGCTGAGCAACTCGGTATGAGCGTCAGCACAGTTAAGCTGCACGTGCAGGATATTCTTGTCAAACTCAGGGCTGCTGACCGCACTCAGGCCGCTGTGCAGGCTCTTCGGCGAGGGTTGCTGTAG
- a CDS encoding LLM class flavin-dependent oxidoreductase, with protein sequence MSPASSPLPLSVLDLVPVSSGMDAPAALRETLALAREAEHLGFTRFWVAEHHNMPAVAASVPAVVLAALSQATSTLRLGAGGVMLPNHAPLSVAETYRLLSALAPGRIDLGLGRAPGTDPRTARALRGAAGLTEDAFERQLTDLLAYGTGTFPAGHPFAGITASPVDTAGQPTLFPPLWLLSSSGYGARTAALLGTGLAFAQHINPSVSDAAAALQAYRTTFRPSRTFPEPRTIVAASVVCAPTPEEADELAASLDLMFLRLTRGELAPFPSVAEARAYPYTPHERAQVAAYRARVVVGDPAQVRTRLLDLAERTGADELMLTTLLHDPAARRRSYALVAKALGLRRAARVAV encoded by the coding sequence ATGTCGCCTGCCTCCTCTCCTCTGCCGCTGTCCGTGCTGGACCTCGTGCCCGTCTCCAGCGGGATGGACGCGCCCGCCGCCCTGCGGGAGACCCTGGCCCTGGCTCGGGAGGCCGAGCACCTGGGCTTCACGCGCTTCTGGGTCGCTGAGCACCACAATATGCCCGCAGTAGCGGCAAGCGTCCCCGCCGTCGTCCTGGCCGCGCTGTCGCAGGCCACCTCGACGCTGCGGCTGGGCGCGGGCGGCGTGATGCTGCCCAACCACGCCCCACTGAGCGTCGCCGAGACCTACCGGCTGCTGTCTGCCCTCGCCCCGGGGCGTATCGATCTGGGCCTGGGCCGCGCACCCGGCACCGATCCCCGTACGGCGCGTGCCCTGCGGGGGGCCGCGGGACTCACCGAAGACGCCTTCGAGCGGCAACTCACGGACCTGCTGGCCTACGGCACTGGAACCTTTCCTGCGGGGCATCCCTTTGCGGGCATCACGGCGTCACCGGTAGATACGGCGGGTCAACCCACGCTCTTTCCACCGCTGTGGCTACTCAGTAGCAGCGGGTACGGCGCGCGGACGGCGGCGCTGTTAGGAACTGGGCTCGCCTTTGCTCAGCACATCAACCCCAGCGTGAGTGACGCGGCGGCGGCCCTCCAGGCCTACCGCACCACTTTTCGGCCCTCGCGGACGTTTCCCGAACCGCGCACCATCGTCGCGGCAAGCGTGGTTTGCGCGCCCACCCCAGAGGAGGCAGACGAGCTTGCCGCGTCCCTGGACCTGATGTTCCTGCGGCTCACCCGGGGTGAACTCGCGCCCTTCCCCAGCGTGGCCGAGGCGCGCGCCTACCCCTACACGCCCCACGAGCGGGCGCAGGTGGCGGCATACCGAGCACGCGTCGTCGTGGGTGATCCAGCGCAGGTCCGTACCCGCCTGCTCGACCTGGCCGAGCGAACAGGGGCAGACGAGCTGATGCTGACCACGTTGCTGCATGACCCGGCGGCGCGGCGGCGCTCCTACGCCCTGGTGGCGAAAGCGCTGGGACTCAGGCGCGCGGCGCGGGTCGCGGTATAG
- a CDS encoding VIT family protein — MSSAPPRILPAPPQEHVFVLQKVQPALLGLMDGSVSTLAPIFATAGLTGKPIDAFFVGLAASLGAGISMGLAEALSDDGRVSGRGTPLLRGLITGLATVLGGMLHTLPFLLPDLRTALTLAYLIVLAELLAIAVIRWKYMKSPLGQTIVQVVVGGAVVFGVGVWLGRLGAAG; from the coding sequence ATGTCCTCCGCTCCACCCCGCATCCTCCCGGCCCCGCCGCAGGAACACGTGTTTGTCTTGCAGAAGGTTCAGCCTGCCCTCCTAGGGCTGATGGACGGCAGCGTCAGCACCCTGGCGCCCATCTTTGCAACGGCCGGGTTGACGGGCAAACCTATCGACGCCTTTTTCGTCGGCCTGGCCGCCAGTCTGGGGGCCGGAATCAGCATGGGTCTGGCCGAGGCCCTCTCGGATGACGGCCGGGTCAGCGGGCGTGGGACGCCGTTGCTGCGCGGCCTGATCACTGGTCTGGCCACGGTGCTGGGCGGAATGCTGCACACCCTGCCCTTTCTGCTGCCCGACCTTCGCACGGCCCTCACGCTGGCCTACCTGATCGTGCTGGCCGAACTGCTGGCCATCGCCGTGATTCGCTGGAAGTACATGAAAAGCCCGCTTGGACAGACCATCGTTCAGGTTGTTGTGGGGGGGGCGGTCGTGTTTGGTGTAGGCGTGTGGCTGGGCAGGCTGGGCGCGGCAGGCTAG
- a CDS encoding metallophosphoesterase — translation MRVFAIADLHLASVTPKPMTVFGPQWAGHPEAIFEHWREEVRSSDLVLLPGDLSWAMRLPDAVVDLAPIAALPGTKVLLRGNHDYWWTSVGKVRAALPPGMLALQNDAVRIENVVVCGSRGWVTPGYDPLGEDDERLLNREAERLRLSVQAAAKLRQPGDHLLLMLHYPPASPPYPPNPLTAVIEAARPDLIVYGHLHGVNPERALRHVSGIPAFLVAADALKFRPKLLLDTGPR, via the coding sequence ATGCGCGTGTTCGCCATCGCCGATCTGCACCTTGCCAGCGTGACGCCCAAACCCATGACGGTCTTTGGGCCGCAGTGGGCCGGTCACCCAGAAGCGATCTTCGAGCACTGGCGGGAAGAGGTACGCTCCAGCGATCTGGTGCTGCTGCCCGGCGACCTCTCCTGGGCGATGCGCTTGCCGGACGCCGTGGTGGATCTCGCTCCCATTGCCGCGCTGCCGGGCACCAAGGTGCTGCTGCGCGGCAACCACGACTACTGGTGGACGAGCGTGGGCAAGGTGCGCGCGGCCCTGCCGCCCGGTATGCTCGCCCTGCAGAACGACGCCGTACGGATAGAAAACGTGGTGGTGTGCGGGTCGCGTGGCTGGGTTACGCCGGGCTATGACCCCCTAGGCGAGGACGACGAGCGCCTGCTGAACCGCGAGGCCGAGCGCCTGCGCCTCAGCGTGCAGGCGGCCGCCAAACTCCGTCAACCCGGTGACCATCTGCTGCTGATGCTGCATTACCCGCCCGCAAGTCCGCCCTACCCGCCCAACCCGCTGACCGCCGTCATCGAAGCGGCGCGGCCCGACCTGATCGTTTACGGGCATCTGCACGGGGTGAATCCAGAGCGGGCCCTGCGGCACGTGAGCGGCATCCCCGCCTTTCTCGTCGCGGCGGACGCCCTGAAGTTTCGCCCCAAACTGCTGCTGGACACCGGCCCGCGCTGA